The Oryza glaberrima chromosome 9, OglaRS2, whole genome shotgun sequence genome includes a window with the following:
- the LOC127784324 gene encoding DNA-directed RNA polymerase IV subunit 1-like isoform X3, with protein sequence MEEPSLEVKMPEADLKAVKFSLMTSSDMEKLSSASIIEMCDVTNAKLGLPNGAPQCATCGSQSVRDCDGHFGVIKLAATVHNPCFIEEVVQLLNQICPGCLTLKQNGDTKKTDGTTIQTTCKYCSDGAKLYPSVIFKMLTSPRVTLSRSKLHRNTSVMDKISIIAEVAGGVTHNSKNKAPHETLPQDFWDFVPDDNQPPQSNVAKKILSPYQVFHMLKNLDPELINQVTPRRELLFLSCLPVTPNCHRVAEMQYGHSDGPRLAFDDRTKAYKRMVDVSKRIDDCRQHPQFSVFASSVVTSRVMECLKSSKLYSRKSDGEDPTSPDTYGTKWLKDIILSKRSDNAFRSIMVGDPKINLNEIGIPTDLALNLVVSEQVSFYNFETINLKCNLHLLTKEVLLVRRNGKLIFVRKANKLEIGDIAYRLLQDGDLVLVNRPPSVHQHSLIALSAKLLPIQSAVAINPLCCDPFKGDFDGDCLHGYVPQTLQSRVELDGLVSLSGQMLNAQDGRSLVSLTHDSLAAAHQLTSADVFLQKAEFQQLQLLCSSISPTPEPSVVKSANFQGSLWTGKQLFGMLLPSGMNISFDQKLHIKDSEVLTCSSGSFWLQNNTSSVFSVMFKEYGSKALEFLSSTQDVLCEFLTMKGLSVSLSDLYLFSDHYSRKKLSEEIHLALDEAEEAFQIKQILLNTVSIPNLKHYDGPDNLSNSHGQSDFTQVSLPIIKSSITGFKSVFNDLLKMVLQHVSKDNSMMAMINSGSKGSVLKFVQQTACVGLQLPASTFPFRIPSELSCVSWNRQKSLNCEITNNTSECMAGQNMYAVIRNSFLDGLNPLECLLHAISGRANFFSENADVPGTLTRKLMYHLRDTYVAYDGTVRSSYGRQIVQFSYDTADGMNNDHDLEGEPGAPVGSWAACSISEAAYGALDHPVNALEDSPLMDLQEVLKCHKGTKSAVHTGLLFLSKYLKKYRYGFEYASLEVKDHLERVDFSDLVDTVMILYGSSDMQRTQGNPWITHFHLSEETMKIKRLRLGFIVRELIDQYNALRKKLNNTIPSVCISYSKCSVGNECVKNRSCCVTMVAQVESNSTSQLDIIKERVIPSILATLLKGFLEFENVKVECQQDSELVVKVGMSEHCKTGKFWATLQNACIPIMELIDWERSRPERVYDIFCSYGIDSAWKYFVESLRSTTDAIGRNIHRQHLLVVADCLSISGQFHGLSSQGLKQQRAWLSISSPFSEACFSRPAYSFINAAKRDSVDNLSGALDAIAWGKEPCAGTSGPFKVLYSGKSQKTKQNKNIYDFLHNPEVQALEKNFMDTYKQRTEKPSKQRSAFSSKGNATINGGTISVNQKFLDSKVGIWENIIDMRTCLQNMLREYTLNEVVTEQDKSCLIEALKFHPRGYDKIGVGIREIKIGVNPGHPNSRCFIVQRSDDTSADFSYNKCVLGAANSISPELGSYIEKILSNRAIRPHQL encoded by the exons ATGGAGGAGCCAAGTCTTGAGGTGAAAATGCCTGAAGCTGATCTGAAGGCCGTCAAATTCAGCCTCATGACCAGTTCAGACATG GAAAAGTTAAGTAGTGCGAGTATTATTGAAATGTGTGATGTGACTAATGCCAAGTTGGGATTACCAAATGGTGCACCACAGTGTGCAACCTGTGGATCGCAAAGCGTACGTGACTGTGATG GTCATTTCGGTGTTATTAAGCTGGCAGCAACCGTGCATAATCCATGTTTTATTGAGGAAGTAGTCCAGTTGCTGAATCAGATATGTCCAGGCTGTCTCACTCTGAAGCAAAATGGGGACACAAAG AAGACTGATGGGACAACAATTCAGACAACTTGCAAGTATTGCTCA GATGGAGCAAAACTTTACCCTAGTGTAATCTTTAAGATGCTAACAAGTCCAAGAGTAACACTATCCAGGAGTAAACTTCACCGTAACACTAGTGTGATGGACAAAATTTCAATTATCGCAGAAGTTGCTGGTGGGGTGACACATAATTCCAAGAACAAAGCTCCCCATGAAACCCTTCCCCAAGATTTCTGGGATTTCGTACCTGATGATAACCAACCACCTCAATCCAATGTGGCTAAGAAAATATTGTCACCATACCAA GTCTTTCACATGCTAAAAAACCTTGACCCTGAACTTATCAATCAGGTTACTCCAAGGCGGGAACTATTGTTCCTGTCATGTTTGCCAGTGACTCCTAACTGTCATCGTGTTGCAGAGATGCAATATGGACATTCAGATGGCCCCCGGTTAGCTTTT GATGACCGGACAAAAGCATATAAGAGGATGGTTGATGTTAGTAAGAGAATTGATGATTGTCGCCAGCATCCACAGTTCAGTGTTTTTGCAAGTTCAGTTGTCACAAGCCGCGTTATGGAGTGCTTGAAATCATCCAAG TTATACTCAAGAAAGTCAGATGGTGAAGACCCTACATCTCCAGATACATATGGAACCAAATGGCTAAAAGACATCATTCTCAGCAAAAGATCCGACAATGCATTTAGGAGTATAATGGTTGGGGAtccaaaaattaatttaaatgaAATCGGTATTCCTACGGATTTAGCTTTGAACTTGGTTGTTTCTGAGCAAGTTAGCTTTTACAACTTTGAAACCATAAATTTAAAGTGCAACTTGCACCTTCTTACCAAGGAAGTACTGCTTGTCCGTCGAAATGGGAAGCTTATTTTTGTTCGGAAGGCAAACAAGCTGGAAATTGGTGATATTGCCTATAGACTATTGCAGGATGGTGATCTTGTTCTTGTAAATAGGCCGCCTTCAGTTCATCAACATTCTCTCATTGCCCTATCTGCAAAGCTTCTGCCAATTCAATCTGCTGTGGCAATCAACCCTCTGTGCTGTGACCCTTTCAAAGGAGACTTTGATGGGGACTGTTTGCATGGATATGTACCGCAAACCCTGCAATCAAGAGTTGAGCTTGATGGGCTAGTTAGTTTAAGCGGCCAAATGTTAAATGCTCAAGATGGGCGAAGTTTGGTGTCATTAACACATGACTCCCTAGCTGCTGCACATCAGTTAACAAGTGCAGATGTTTTCTTGCAGAAAGCTGAATTTCAACAACTTCAATTGTTATGCTCTTCTATCTCACCGACACCAGAGCCATCAGTAGTTAAATCTGCAAACTTTCAAGGTTCTCTTTGGACTGGTAAGCAACTATTTGGTATGCTGCTACCTTCTGGTATGAATATCAGTTTTGATCAGAAGCTACACATCAAAGACAGTGAAGTGCTTACCTGCTCATCAGGGTCTTTTTGGCTACAGAACAACACATCTAGTGTTTTTTCTGTCATGTTCAAAGAGTATGGTAGTAAGGCTCTTGAGTTCCTTTCTTCCACCCAAGATGTACTATGTGAATTCTTAACCATGAAGGGTTTAAGTGTTTCCCTGTCAGATCTCTATCTATTCTCAGATCATTACTCAAGGAAAAAACTAAGTGAGGAAATTCATCTTGCATTGGATGAAGCGGAAGAAGCTTTTCAAATCAAGCAAATATTGCTAAATACAGTTTCGATACCAAATCTGAAGCATTATGATGGACCTGATAATCTATCAAACTCTCATGGACAATCTGATTTTACTCAGGTCAGTCTGCCCATCATTAAATCTTCAATCACAGGATTTAAGAGTGTCTTCAATGATCTGTTGAAGATGGTACTTCAACATGTGAGTAAAGATAATTCAATGATGGCAATGATTAACTCTGGGAGTAAAGGTAGTGTTCTGAAGTTTGTCCAGCAGACTGCATGTGTTGGTCTTCAACTTCCAGCGAGTACATTTCCCTTCAGAATTCCTTCGGAACTATCATGTGTTTCCTGGAATAGACAAAAATCTCTCAATTGTGAAATCACCAACAACACAAGTGAATGTATGGCAGGCCAAAACATGTATGCTGTGATCAGAAATTCTTTTCTTGATGGACTAAATCCGTTAGAATGTCTACTACATGCTATATCTGGCAGGGCAAATTTCTTTAGCGAAAATGCTGATGTTCCTGGGACATTGACGAGGAAACTAATGTATCACCTGAGAGATACATATGTTGCTTATGATGGGACTGTTAGAAGTTCTTATGGGCGGCAAATAGTTCAGTTTTCTTATGATACTGCTGATGGCATGAACAATGATCATGATCTTGAAGGTGAACCTGGTGCCCCTGTTGGCTCTTGGGCCGCTTGTTCCATTTCAGAAGCTGCATATGGAGCTTTGGATCACCCAGTTAATGCTTTAGAGGATTCCCCTCTTATGGACTTGCAG GAAGTTTTGAAGTGCCATAAGGGTACAAAATCTGCAGTTCATACTGGTTTGCTTTTCCTATCAAAGTATCTAAAGAAGTATAGATATGGTTTTGAGTATGCATCGCTAGAAGTTAAGGATCATCTAGAGCGAGTGGACTTCTCTGATTTGGTTGACACGGTTATGATTTT ATATGGCAGCTCTGATATGCAGAGAACACAAGGAAATCCATGGATCACTCATTTCCATTTAagcgag GAAACAATGAAGATAAAAAGGTTACGACTGGGATTTATTGTAAGAGAGCTCATTGACCAATACAATGCcttaagaaaaaagttgaaCAATACGATACCTTCAGTTTGTATTTCATACAG CAAATGTTCTGTAGGCAACGAGTGTGTCAAGAATAGGAGCTGTTGCGTCACTATGGTAGCCCAGGTGGAATCCAACTCCACGTCTCAATTGGACATTATCAAGGAAAGAGTGATTCCGAGCATCCTGGCCACACTATTGAAAG GATTTTTGGAATTTGAGAATGTTAAGGTCGAATGTCAACAGGATAGTGAACTTGTTGTGAAAGTCGGTATGTCTGAGCATTGCAAGACAGGCAAGTTCTGGGCGACACTACAAAATGCTTGCATACCAATAATGGAGTTGATTGATTGGGAACGGAGCCGACCAGAGAGAGTATATGATATTTTCTGCTCATATGGCATAGACTCAGCATGGAAATACTTTGTTGAA TCTTTAAGATCAACAACAGATGCTATTGGAAGGAATATCCATCGACAGCACTTACTGGTTGTGGCAGACTGTCTGTCTATAAGTGGGCAGTTCCACGGGCTAAGCAGTCAAGGTTTAAAGCAACAAAGGGCTTGGTTATCAATCTCCTCGCCATTTTCGGAAGCATGCTTTTCT AGGCCTGCATATAGCTTTATAAATGCTGCAAAGCGAGATTCAGTGGACAATCTCTCTGGTGCTCTAGATGCAATTGCCTGGGGCAAAGAACCTTGTGCTGGGACATCAGGTCCTTTCAAGGTTCTATACTCCGGAAAG TCACAAaagacaaaacaaaacaagaataTCTATGACTTTCTACATAACCCCGAAGTTCAGGCTTTGGAAAAGAATTTTATGGATACCTACAAACAAAGGACTGAAAAACCTTCCAAGCAGAGATCAGCATTCAGTTCTAAAGGCAATGCTACCATCAATGGTGGTACCATATCTGTCAATCAGAAGTTTCTTGATTCTAAAGTTGGCATATGGGAGAACATCATTGACATGCGCACTTGCTTGCAAAATATGCTAAGAGA GTACACATTAAATGAAGTTGTCACGGAACAAGATAAATCATGCTTGATAGAGGCGTTGAAATTTCATCCTAGAGGATATGACAAGATTGGTGTGGGGATAAGAGAAATCAAG ATTGGAGTGAATCCTGGTCACCCGAACTCAAGGTGCTTCATTGTACAAAGGAGTGACGATACTAGTGCAGATTTCTCTTACAACAAGTGTGTCCTTGGTGCTGCAAACTCTATCTCACCTGAACTTGGAAGTTATATTGAGAAGATACTATCTAATAGAGCAATTCGGCCACATCAGTTGTAG
- the LOC127784324 gene encoding DNA-directed RNA polymerase IV subunit 1-like isoform X1, whose protein sequence is MEEPSLEVKMPEADLKAVKFSLMTSSDMEKLSSASIIEMCDVTNAKLGLPNGAPQCATCGSQSVRDCDGHFGVIKLAATVHNPCFIEEVVQLLNQICPGCLTLKQNGDTKKTDGTTIQTTCKYCSKDGAKLYPSVIFKMLTSPRVTLSRSKLHRNTSVMDKISIIAEVAGGVTHNSKNKAPHETLPQDFWDFVPDDNQPPQSNVAKKILSPYQVFHMLKNLDPELINQVTPRRELLFLSCLPVTPNCHRVAEMQYGHSDGPRLAFDDRTKAYKRMVDVSKRIDDCRQHPQFSVFASSVVTSRVMECLKSSKLYSRKSDGEDPTSPDTYGTKWLKDIILSKRSDNAFRSIMVGDPKINLNEIGIPTDLALNLVVSEQVSFYNFETINLKCNLHLLTKEVLLVRRNGKLIFVRKANKLEIGDIAYRLLQDGDLVLVNRPPSVHQHSLIALSAKLLPIQSAVAINPLCCDPFKGDFDGDCLHGYVPQTLQSRVELDGLVSLSGQMLNAQDGRSLVSLTHDSLAAAHQLTSADVFLQKAEFQQLQLLCSSISPTPEPSVVKSANFQGSLWTGKQLFGMLLPSGMNISFDQKLHIKDSEVLTCSSGSFWLQNNTSSVFSVMFKEYGSKALEFLSSTQDVLCEFLTMKGLSVSLSDLYLFSDHYSRKKLSEEIHLALDEAEEAFQIKQILLNTVSIPNLKHYDGPDNLSNSHGQSDFTQVSLPIIKSSITGFKSVFNDLLKMVLQHVSKDNSMMAMINSGSKGSVLKFVQQTACVGLQLPASTFPFRIPSELSCVSWNRQKSLNCEITNNTSECMAGQNMYAVIRNSFLDGLNPLECLLHAISGRANFFSENADVPGTLTRKLMYHLRDTYVAYDGTVRSSYGRQIVQFSYDTADGMNNDHDLEGEPGAPVGSWAACSISEAAYGALDHPVNALEDSPLMDLQEVLKCHKGTKSAVHTGLLFLSKYLKKYRYGFEYASLEVKDHLERVDFSDLVDTVMILYGSSDMQRTQGNPWITHFHLSEETMKIKRLRLGFIVRELIDQYNALRKKLNNTIPSVCISYSKCSVGNECVKNRSCCVTMVAQVESNSTSQLDIIKERVIPSILATLLKGFLEFENVKVECQQDSELVVKVGMSEHCKTGKFWATLQNACIPIMELIDWERSRPERVYDIFCSYGIDSAWKYFVESLRSTTDAIGRNIHRQHLLVVADCLSISGQFHGLSSQGLKQQRAWLSISSPFSEACFSRPAYSFINAAKRDSVDNLSGALDAIAWGKEPCAGTSGPFKVLYSGKSQKTKQNKNIYDFLHNPEVQALEKNFMDTYKQRTEKPSKQRSAFSSKGNATINGGTISVNQKFLDSKVGIWENIIDMRTCLQNMLREYTLNEVVTEQDKSCLIEALKFHPRGYDKIGVGIREIKIGVNPGHPNSRCFIVQRSDDTSADFSYNKCVLGAANSISPELGSYIEKILSNRAIRPHQL, encoded by the exons ATGGAGGAGCCAAGTCTTGAGGTGAAAATGCCTGAAGCTGATCTGAAGGCCGTCAAATTCAGCCTCATGACCAGTTCAGACATG GAAAAGTTAAGTAGTGCGAGTATTATTGAAATGTGTGATGTGACTAATGCCAAGTTGGGATTACCAAATGGTGCACCACAGTGTGCAACCTGTGGATCGCAAAGCGTACGTGACTGTGATG GTCATTTCGGTGTTATTAAGCTGGCAGCAACCGTGCATAATCCATGTTTTATTGAGGAAGTAGTCCAGTTGCTGAATCAGATATGTCCAGGCTGTCTCACTCTGAAGCAAAATGGGGACACAAAG AAGACTGATGGGACAACAATTCAGACAACTTGCAAGTATTGCTCA AAGGATGGAGCAAAACTTTACCCTAGTGTAATCTTTAAGATGCTAACAAGTCCAAGAGTAACACTATCCAGGAGTAAACTTCACCGTAACACTAGTGTGATGGACAAAATTTCAATTATCGCAGAAGTTGCTGGTGGGGTGACACATAATTCCAAGAACAAAGCTCCCCATGAAACCCTTCCCCAAGATTTCTGGGATTTCGTACCTGATGATAACCAACCACCTCAATCCAATGTGGCTAAGAAAATATTGTCACCATACCAA GTCTTTCACATGCTAAAAAACCTTGACCCTGAACTTATCAATCAGGTTACTCCAAGGCGGGAACTATTGTTCCTGTCATGTTTGCCAGTGACTCCTAACTGTCATCGTGTTGCAGAGATGCAATATGGACATTCAGATGGCCCCCGGTTAGCTTTT GATGACCGGACAAAAGCATATAAGAGGATGGTTGATGTTAGTAAGAGAATTGATGATTGTCGCCAGCATCCACAGTTCAGTGTTTTTGCAAGTTCAGTTGTCACAAGCCGCGTTATGGAGTGCTTGAAATCATCCAAG TTATACTCAAGAAAGTCAGATGGTGAAGACCCTACATCTCCAGATACATATGGAACCAAATGGCTAAAAGACATCATTCTCAGCAAAAGATCCGACAATGCATTTAGGAGTATAATGGTTGGGGAtccaaaaattaatttaaatgaAATCGGTATTCCTACGGATTTAGCTTTGAACTTGGTTGTTTCTGAGCAAGTTAGCTTTTACAACTTTGAAACCATAAATTTAAAGTGCAACTTGCACCTTCTTACCAAGGAAGTACTGCTTGTCCGTCGAAATGGGAAGCTTATTTTTGTTCGGAAGGCAAACAAGCTGGAAATTGGTGATATTGCCTATAGACTATTGCAGGATGGTGATCTTGTTCTTGTAAATAGGCCGCCTTCAGTTCATCAACATTCTCTCATTGCCCTATCTGCAAAGCTTCTGCCAATTCAATCTGCTGTGGCAATCAACCCTCTGTGCTGTGACCCTTTCAAAGGAGACTTTGATGGGGACTGTTTGCATGGATATGTACCGCAAACCCTGCAATCAAGAGTTGAGCTTGATGGGCTAGTTAGTTTAAGCGGCCAAATGTTAAATGCTCAAGATGGGCGAAGTTTGGTGTCATTAACACATGACTCCCTAGCTGCTGCACATCAGTTAACAAGTGCAGATGTTTTCTTGCAGAAAGCTGAATTTCAACAACTTCAATTGTTATGCTCTTCTATCTCACCGACACCAGAGCCATCAGTAGTTAAATCTGCAAACTTTCAAGGTTCTCTTTGGACTGGTAAGCAACTATTTGGTATGCTGCTACCTTCTGGTATGAATATCAGTTTTGATCAGAAGCTACACATCAAAGACAGTGAAGTGCTTACCTGCTCATCAGGGTCTTTTTGGCTACAGAACAACACATCTAGTGTTTTTTCTGTCATGTTCAAAGAGTATGGTAGTAAGGCTCTTGAGTTCCTTTCTTCCACCCAAGATGTACTATGTGAATTCTTAACCATGAAGGGTTTAAGTGTTTCCCTGTCAGATCTCTATCTATTCTCAGATCATTACTCAAGGAAAAAACTAAGTGAGGAAATTCATCTTGCATTGGATGAAGCGGAAGAAGCTTTTCAAATCAAGCAAATATTGCTAAATACAGTTTCGATACCAAATCTGAAGCATTATGATGGACCTGATAATCTATCAAACTCTCATGGACAATCTGATTTTACTCAGGTCAGTCTGCCCATCATTAAATCTTCAATCACAGGATTTAAGAGTGTCTTCAATGATCTGTTGAAGATGGTACTTCAACATGTGAGTAAAGATAATTCAATGATGGCAATGATTAACTCTGGGAGTAAAGGTAGTGTTCTGAAGTTTGTCCAGCAGACTGCATGTGTTGGTCTTCAACTTCCAGCGAGTACATTTCCCTTCAGAATTCCTTCGGAACTATCATGTGTTTCCTGGAATAGACAAAAATCTCTCAATTGTGAAATCACCAACAACACAAGTGAATGTATGGCAGGCCAAAACATGTATGCTGTGATCAGAAATTCTTTTCTTGATGGACTAAATCCGTTAGAATGTCTACTACATGCTATATCTGGCAGGGCAAATTTCTTTAGCGAAAATGCTGATGTTCCTGGGACATTGACGAGGAAACTAATGTATCACCTGAGAGATACATATGTTGCTTATGATGGGACTGTTAGAAGTTCTTATGGGCGGCAAATAGTTCAGTTTTCTTATGATACTGCTGATGGCATGAACAATGATCATGATCTTGAAGGTGAACCTGGTGCCCCTGTTGGCTCTTGGGCCGCTTGTTCCATTTCAGAAGCTGCATATGGAGCTTTGGATCACCCAGTTAATGCTTTAGAGGATTCCCCTCTTATGGACTTGCAG GAAGTTTTGAAGTGCCATAAGGGTACAAAATCTGCAGTTCATACTGGTTTGCTTTTCCTATCAAAGTATCTAAAGAAGTATAGATATGGTTTTGAGTATGCATCGCTAGAAGTTAAGGATCATCTAGAGCGAGTGGACTTCTCTGATTTGGTTGACACGGTTATGATTTT ATATGGCAGCTCTGATATGCAGAGAACACAAGGAAATCCATGGATCACTCATTTCCATTTAagcgag GAAACAATGAAGATAAAAAGGTTACGACTGGGATTTATTGTAAGAGAGCTCATTGACCAATACAATGCcttaagaaaaaagttgaaCAATACGATACCTTCAGTTTGTATTTCATACAG CAAATGTTCTGTAGGCAACGAGTGTGTCAAGAATAGGAGCTGTTGCGTCACTATGGTAGCCCAGGTGGAATCCAACTCCACGTCTCAATTGGACATTATCAAGGAAAGAGTGATTCCGAGCATCCTGGCCACACTATTGAAAG GATTTTTGGAATTTGAGAATGTTAAGGTCGAATGTCAACAGGATAGTGAACTTGTTGTGAAAGTCGGTATGTCTGAGCATTGCAAGACAGGCAAGTTCTGGGCGACACTACAAAATGCTTGCATACCAATAATGGAGTTGATTGATTGGGAACGGAGCCGACCAGAGAGAGTATATGATATTTTCTGCTCATATGGCATAGACTCAGCATGGAAATACTTTGTTGAA TCTTTAAGATCAACAACAGATGCTATTGGAAGGAATATCCATCGACAGCACTTACTGGTTGTGGCAGACTGTCTGTCTATAAGTGGGCAGTTCCACGGGCTAAGCAGTCAAGGTTTAAAGCAACAAAGGGCTTGGTTATCAATCTCCTCGCCATTTTCGGAAGCATGCTTTTCT AGGCCTGCATATAGCTTTATAAATGCTGCAAAGCGAGATTCAGTGGACAATCTCTCTGGTGCTCTAGATGCAATTGCCTGGGGCAAAGAACCTTGTGCTGGGACATCAGGTCCTTTCAAGGTTCTATACTCCGGAAAG TCACAAaagacaaaacaaaacaagaataTCTATGACTTTCTACATAACCCCGAAGTTCAGGCTTTGGAAAAGAATTTTATGGATACCTACAAACAAAGGACTGAAAAACCTTCCAAGCAGAGATCAGCATTCAGTTCTAAAGGCAATGCTACCATCAATGGTGGTACCATATCTGTCAATCAGAAGTTTCTTGATTCTAAAGTTGGCATATGGGAGAACATCATTGACATGCGCACTTGCTTGCAAAATATGCTAAGAGA GTACACATTAAATGAAGTTGTCACGGAACAAGATAAATCATGCTTGATAGAGGCGTTGAAATTTCATCCTAGAGGATATGACAAGATTGGTGTGGGGATAAGAGAAATCAAG ATTGGAGTGAATCCTGGTCACCCGAACTCAAGGTGCTTCATTGTACAAAGGAGTGACGATACTAGTGCAGATTTCTCTTACAACAAGTGTGTCCTTGGTGCTGCAAACTCTATCTCACCTGAACTTGGAAGTTATATTGAGAAGATACTATCTAATAGAGCAATTCGGCCACATCAGTTGTAG